The nucleotide sequence AAACTCATATCCTGGCTAAATAACCGGGGAATTGTGGTTTCTGAACAAATGTTTCGGGAATACCTGGATCCGGGCATGGCCATGCAGATGGTCTCCCGGACACTGACCGGCCTTTCCGGGGTTCTGACCAACGCGTTTTTAATCCTGCTGACCGTGATTTTCATCCTCCTGGAAGCCGCCCGGTTTCCGGAAAAAATCCGCTCCGCATTCAAAGACCCGGAAAAATCTTTGGCCAACTTCAGCCGGTTTACCAAAAGCGTCAACCGCTACCTGGCTTTAAAAACCCTTTTCAGCCTGGCTACCGGCATTTTCATCTGGCTCTGGCTGTCTGTACTGGGCCTGGATTTTGCCTTTCTCTGGGGTCTTCTGGCGTTTCTGCTCAACTATGTCCCCAATATCGGCTCCATTATCGCCGCTGTTCCCCCCATTCTGCTGGCTCTGGCCCAGCTGGGCGTCTGGCCGGCGGCCCTTTGCGCCCTGGGTTTTGTAGCGGTCAACGTGGTTATCGGCAACCTGCTTGAACCCCGGTTTATGGGAAGCGGCCTGGGCCTTTCCACCCTGGTGGTGTTTCTCTCCCTGGTATTCTGGGGCTGGGTGCTGGGCCCGGTAGGGATGCTGCTGTCAGTGCCCCTGACCATGATTTTTAAAATCGCTCTGGAAAACAGCCCGGAAGCCAGGTGGCTGTCTGTAATGCTCGACAGCGAGGCCACGGCTTCTGCGGATGCCAATCCAGATCAAAACGCACCGGTTTTGCCTGAAAGCAAATGATGTTTCCAAGCCAGAGACCTCCCATACCCCTGAAATACACCCTAAGCACCTTGTATTTTCTTTACTTCGGGGTACTGGGCATCTATCTGCCCTATTTCAACTTATACTGCTACCGGCTTGGATTTTCCGGGTTTGAAATCGGCTCCATTTCGGCCATGCGCACCCTTGCCACCGCCCTTTTCCCCCTGATCTGGGCCGCGCTGGCAGACCGGTTTTCCATGCGCCGGCCCATATTTATTTTCTGCCATTTTATCAGCACAGCCATATGGGCATTTTATCTGGTCTTCACCGATTTTGCCACCATGTTTGTGATCACCGCCTTTTACGGGGTGTTTTACGCGCCCTTGATTTCCTTTCTGGAATCATTTTCAATGGATCTGCTGGATACAGAGAAAAACCGCTACGGCAACCTGCGGGCCTGGGGGTCGATCGGCTTTATCCTTATGGTCACGGGCGTGGGCCGTGCCATTGACATTTTTTCCGTGCAAATCATCATCCCCCTGATCCTGATTGGTTCTTTGCTGCAATCCATCCTGGCCTTCAGGGTGCCGCCAACCACCAAAGGGAAAAAGCTCGATTTTTCCGCAGGCGCCCGGTATCTCTGGAACAAACGCGTGGTTTTTTTTCTGATGGCCGCGTTTCTGATGCTGGCCAGCCACGGCACATATTACGGATTTTTCTCCATCCACCTGGAAAACCTGGGATTTACAAGCACATTTATCGGTTTTGCCTGGGCCCTGGCCGTTATCGCCGAAATCGGGATCATGATTTACTCCAGGCCCATTTTCCAGCGATTTTCCCATGAACGGGTGCTCATTGCCGCATTTGCCTGTACCTGCCTGCGATGGTTTGTGGTGGCAGGCGCCCAATCGGCCTGGCTCATTATTGTCACCCAGATGCTGCACGCCTTTTCCTACGGCGCCTTTCATGTGGCCAGCATCCTCTACATCGACGAACTGACCCCGGCGGCGGCCAAGACCCTGGGCCAGGCGGTCAACAATGCGGTCACTTACGGCCTTGGGATTATGATCGGTTTTTTTGTCAACGGGATTTTTTTCGAGATTATCGGGGCGCCGGCCCTGTTTATGGCAAGCGGCGTGCTGGCATTGCTTGGCGGGCTGCTTATGGTATTTGAAACCGCCACCCGAAAGCAGGCGCCATAGGCGGGCCTTTATCCGGATTTTGGCAGAATCACCAGATAATAAATCCGCCCCCTGTGCTGCATGTGACCTGCGGCCATGCGTGCACTGGCCCCGGAGCCCCAAAACAGGTCTGCGCGGTTTTTGCCGGAAATCGCACTTCCCGCATCCTGGCTGCAGGCAAAGCGGCAAAAAGGCACCCAGTCATGCTTACGGCCGGCCGCATTTTTGTCTGTCGGCTTTTTTGCGCAAATAAACAAAAACGCCCCTGCAGGGGAAACATCCCGGTCCAGAGCCACTGAACGGCCGGGGGTCAGGTCCACGCCCAGAGAACCTTTCGGACCGCCCCGGCTTTTTTTGAAAAACACGTACCTTGGATTGGAAAACAACACTTCCCGGATGTCCCCGGGGTGTTTTTCAAGATAGGCGGCAATGGCCTGCATGGACATGTTGGACCGATCCATTTTTCCCTTGTCTATCAAATATTTGCCGATGCTTTTATAGGGCCGGCCGTTTGTGATGTCAAAGTGCACGGCAATCATGTCCCCGTCCCGCAGGCGAATCCGGCCGGAGCCCTGTACGTGCAGGAAAAACAGCTTTACCGGATCCGCCGCCCAGGCAATCACCTCCGCCCTGGATTGGAGCAGATCAGTTGTATCAATGGTGCGCCGGTCATAATAAGGAACCACCCGGCCGTCTGCCACACGGCCCACGGCGGACCGGCTGTCGCATCCGGCATCAAATGCCGACAAATCCAGCTCAACCAGGTCCTTTGGCCGGCCGTAAACCGGATATTGGAACAAGTCGGTCTTTTTTCTGCTGCCTTGGATCACGGGTTCATAATAGCCTGTAAACAATATCGAAACCGGTTCGCTTTGCTCAATGTGGGCATAGACCCGGGCATTTTCCCGTAAAAATTTCTGTACCGCCTCTGCAGAAGGCTTTTTTTCCATAAACTGATCAAACCGCCGCAATCCGGAGATCAGATCTTCCACCGTGTAAGCATCCGGGCCATAAGCCATCCTGCGGGAGGAGGGCAGTTTTTCATAATAGGCAATGGTTTGCCCGATGGCCCGGGATAGCCCGGCATAGCCAAGATCATCGACAAACACGGGATGTCTGGATGGGGACAATTCGGCCATTTGCGCGCTTGCCAGTGCCGGCAGTGCCCACAGGACCGCAAATAAGGCTGCGGCTATCAGCCGCTGAAACACAAAAACCGGGACAGATCGCCGGCAATTAGTCATCAGTGTCATTTTCCCCCGCGTTGTCCGTTTCCATCTGTCTGGCCTTGTTGTCCACCGGCCCGGGCGGATTTAAATCCTTTCGGTCATCTTCCACCACGCCCATTTCCCTGAAACGGCGGGCGGATACCAACACCCGGCGTTCCAGGGTACCAACGGTCTTGTTGTAAGCGGCAATGCTTTTGTCCAGGTCCCGCCCCAATTGGTTGAAATGCCGGACCATGGAGTAAATCCGCCCGTAAAGCTCGCTTCCCAGGTCAATGGCGGCCCTTGCGTTTTCCACCGCTGATTCCTGACGCCAGGAATAGGCCACGGTTTTGAGCAATGTGATCAGGGTGGTGGGCGTGGCCAAAATCACACCTTTGGCCGCCCCTTCCTCAATTAATCCGGGCTGGCAGGACAGGGCTGCGCTGAAAAAATTTTCCCCGGGCATAAACAGCACCACGAACTCGGGTGTGGGCTCAAACTGGCGCCAGTAAGATTTCTGGGCCAGACGATTCATGTGACTTTTGACCTGGCCGGCTTGGCGCTCAAGGGGTTGTTGCGTATTTTCCTCATCACCGTTATCCAGGGAATCGAGATAAGCCGACAAGGGCACCTTCGCGTCAATGATGACCTGACGGTTCCCCGGCAGCCGGACAATCATATCCGGCCGCAGCATCCCGTCTTCGCTGGCAGCAGTGGGCTGCTGGTAAAAGTCGCAATGATCCTGCATGCCCGCAATTTCGGCCACCCGGCGCAGCGTCATCTCCCCCCAGCGTCCCCGGACCTGGGGAAGGCGCAGGGCCTGCACCAGCCGTCCGGTTTCCCGCTGCAGATCCTGCTGGGTGCGGGCCATGGAGGAAACCTGCTCTGTGAGGCTTCCGTAGGCCTGCTGGCGGGCCTGTTCCATTTCCCGAACCTTTTGCTCGTATTTTTCCAGGGTGTTGACCAGGGGCTGGACCATATCGCCCACTGCCCTGCTGCGGCCTTCCATGTCTGTCTTTGCCGCGTCCAGGTACCGGGAAAACGTTGCTTTGGCCAGGTTCATGAACGCCTGGTTATTTTCCTGCAGGGCCTGCGCTGATAGTGCAGAGAAACTTTCCGCCATCCGGTCCCGGGCCTGCTCAATCATGGCTGACTTTTCCCGGGCCGCACTCAACTCCATCCGGCATTCCGTATATTGCTGGTGCAGATGATTGTGCCGGACACGCAGACGCCGAATGCGGATACCCAAAACGATCAAAACAGCCAATGCCCCGGCAATAAGGCCTGCGGCCAGATACAGAATTTCAACAGAAAAAGAAATGCGCATCAATGATTGCTCAAACGGATCATGCCTCAGAATCCTCCGGGATTTCGGGACTGCGGACAAAATGTCCGCTTTTTCCGCCGGATTTTTCCACAAGACACACCTTTGAAATGGTCATGGCCCGGTCATGGGACTTGCACATGTCATAGACGGTCAGGGCGGCAACAGATGCGGCCGTCATTGCCTCCATTTCCACACCGGTACGGTCGTCTGCCCGGACTGCGGCCCGGATTTCAAAACAGCCGGCATCCTTGTCCGGGTAAAAATCCACCTGCACGTGCCGGATACAGATGGGATGGCACATGGGAATAAGCAAATGGGTCTGCTTGGCGGCCATGACCCCGGCGATTCTGGCTGTTTCCAATACATTTCCCTTGCGGCTCTGATTGGAAACAATTTTTTCAAACGTGGCGGCCTGCATGGAAACCACGGCGCGGGCCACTGCAAGGCGGCAGGTGACATCTTTGCCGCTTACATCCACCATCCGCACCCGGCCCTGCTGATCCAGGTGGGTAAACTGGGCCATCTATAGCACCCTCCTGCTGTTTTTATTCATAATACTCGGTTTTGGCGGTCACGCGCTTTTTAACCGCATCGATCATCCGTGCCATGCAGTCCAGAACATTTTCCCGGAAATCGCCGGCCACGGCAATGAGCATGATATCATCGCCCACCGCCAGCTCGGTTGTTTCCGTTATTTCCACCAGAATTTCCACAATCCCGGGCTGCTGCTTCTCTGTATCAATGATCTCGTCAATCCGGTCCCGGTTGACTTCCAACCGCACCCCGGACACGGGGCGCCCATCGCGGGAAGTGGCCCGGACAACGCCGTGGTGGGTCAGGATCATGCCCACCCGGTCATAGTCCGCAGATGTCTTGATCTGGTTTATAAGCCGGTTTTGATCCATAGTGCTAAGATCCTTTTTTCTGTTTTTCCAGGCGGGATCTTGCTGTTTCCAGGTCCGCCGGTGTGTTGATATTAAAAAACGTATCCAGTTCCGGATCGGCCTCCATGACTTTTTCCGCCGGAATCACCTTGACCCGGAGATTTTCAAACACCCGCCGGATCTTGAATTTTTCCTGCCGGAGATGGCTTTCCACCACGGCAAGGCTTTGGCTGGCATACGCGGCACAAAGGGGTTCCAAGCCCGCAGGTGTCTGGGGCATGACCGCATCGACGCCCGGCTCCAGTTCGGATAAAACCAGTTCCACCACGGCTCTCCGGATAAAGGGCGTATCACAGGCCACTGCGAAAATATAGGGGGTTGGGGAATAAAACAGCCCGGCATGAATGCCGGTAAGCGAACTGCGCGCTGAAAACAAATCCGTCACCAGGCCGGCATCCCAGGGCAGGTAAGCCAGGGGATCATGTGTTATGATCAGCACCCGGGAAAACATTTGCCCAAGCAGGGCCGCAACCGGCTCTATCACGGGCCCGCCGTGCAGGTCCACAAATGCCTTGTTAATGCCGTTGAACCGGGAACTCCGCCCCCCGGCCAGAATCACCCCGCTGCAGGAAAGATCCATCTTATCTCCAGAAAAACAAAATCTTGATCTAATGGGCAGCAATAGTATAGACTGCGTTTATTTTCAATTGTTTTATGACAGACGGCCCGGTACATGGCCATCTGTCATATCCTGGTTGCTGA is from Desulfosalsimonas propionicica and encodes:
- a CDS encoding AI-2E family transporter; the protein is MPHARLSDTNLNILEIWTTSDPETKDIMEIQSALSREIRFMIAAACFVVIVAGMRAAAGILVPFLLSVFIAIIFTPLLFWLQRKRLPKIAAIGVIMAIIIALGTLLIQFVGGSVGEFTTTLPIYQKRLLAESSKLISWLNNRGIVVSEQMFREYLDPGMAMQMVSRTLTGLSGVLTNAFLILLTVIFILLEAARFPEKIRSAFKDPEKSLANFSRFTKSVNRYLALKTLFSLATGIFIWLWLSVLGLDFAFLWGLLAFLLNYVPNIGSIIAAVPPILLALAQLGVWPAALCALGFVAVNVVIGNLLEPRFMGSGLGLSTLVVFLSLVFWGWVLGPVGMLLSVPLTMIFKIALENSPEARWLSVMLDSEATASADANPDQNAPVLPESK
- a CDS encoding MFS transporter, translating into MMFPSQRPPIPLKYTLSTLYFLYFGVLGIYLPYFNLYCYRLGFSGFEIGSISAMRTLATALFPLIWAALADRFSMRRPIFIFCHFISTAIWAFYLVFTDFATMFVITAFYGVFYAPLISFLESFSMDLLDTEKNRYGNLRAWGSIGFILMVTGVGRAIDIFSVQIIIPLILIGSLLQSILAFRVPPTTKGKKLDFSAGARYLWNKRVVFFLMAAFLMLASHGTYYGFFSIHLENLGFTSTFIGFAWALAVIAEIGIMIYSRPIFQRFSHERVLIAAFACTCLRWFVVAGAQSAWLIIVTQMLHAFSYGAFHVASILYIDELTPAAAKTLGQAVNNAVTYGLGIMIGFFVNGIFFEIIGAPALFMASGVLALLGGLLMVFETATRKQAP
- the mltA gene encoding murein transglycosylase A produces the protein MTLMTNCRRSVPVFVFQRLIAAALFAVLWALPALASAQMAELSPSRHPVFVDDLGYAGLSRAIGQTIAYYEKLPSSRRMAYGPDAYTVEDLISGLRRFDQFMEKKPSAEAVQKFLRENARVYAHIEQSEPVSILFTGYYEPVIQGSRKKTDLFQYPVYGRPKDLVELDLSAFDAGCDSRSAVGRVADGRVVPYYDRRTIDTTDLLQSRAEVIAWAADPVKLFFLHVQGSGRIRLRDGDMIAVHFDITNGRPYKSIGKYLIDKGKMDRSNMSMQAIAAYLEKHPGDIREVLFSNPRYVFFKKSRGGPKGSLGVDLTPGRSVALDRDVSPAGAFLFICAKKPTDKNAAGRKHDWVPFCRFACSQDAGSAISGKNRADLFWGSGASARMAAGHMQHRGRIYYLVILPKSG
- a CDS encoding DNA recombination protein RmuC: MRISFSVEILYLAAGLIAGALAVLIVLGIRIRRLRVRHNHLHQQYTECRMELSAAREKSAMIEQARDRMAESFSALSAQALQENNQAFMNLAKATFSRYLDAAKTDMEGRSRAVGDMVQPLVNTLEKYEQKVREMEQARQQAYGSLTEQVSSMARTQQDLQRETGRLVQALRLPQVRGRWGEMTLRRVAEIAGMQDHCDFYQQPTAASEDGMLRPDMIVRLPGNRQVIIDAKVPLSAYLDSLDNGDEENTQQPLERQAGQVKSHMNRLAQKSYWRQFEPTPEFVVLFMPGENFFSAALSCQPGLIEEGAAKGVILATPTTLITLLKTVAYSWRQESAVENARAAIDLGSELYGRIYSMVRHFNQLGRDLDKSIAAYNKTVGTLERRVLVSARRFREMGVVEDDRKDLNPPGPVDNKARQMETDNAGENDTDD
- the moaC gene encoding cyclic pyranopterin monophosphate synthase MoaC codes for the protein MAQFTHLDQQGRVRMVDVSGKDVTCRLAVARAVVSMQAATFEKIVSNQSRKGNVLETARIAGVMAAKQTHLLIPMCHPICIRHVQVDFYPDKDAGCFEIRAAVRADDRTGVEMEAMTAASVAALTVYDMCKSHDRAMTISKVCLVEKSGGKSGHFVRSPEIPEDSEA
- a CDS encoding molybdenum cofactor biosynthesis protein MoaE; this encodes MDQNRLINQIKTSADYDRVGMILTHHGVVRATSRDGRPVSGVRLEVNRDRIDEIIDTEKQQPGIVEILVEITETTELAVGDDIMLIAVAGDFRENVLDCMARMIDAVKKRVTAKTEYYE
- the mobA gene encoding molybdenum cofactor guanylyltransferase, whose protein sequence is MDLSCSGVILAGGRSSRFNGINKAFVDLHGGPVIEPVAALLGQMFSRVLIITHDPLAYLPWDAGLVTDLFSARSSLTGIHAGLFYSPTPYIFAVACDTPFIRRAVVELVLSELEPGVDAVMPQTPAGLEPLCAAYASQSLAVVESHLRQEKFKIRRVFENLRVKVIPAEKVMEADPELDTFFNINTPADLETARSRLEKQKKGS